GCTTCCTTCCGAACCTTATTACCACACATCTTCAACACAGGATTTGAAAGAATGTTAGATGATAGAAAAGGACAAAATCTAGTAAGGGAGGAAGTAGTCATAATTACCTACAAATGATTAAAAATTATATTTTTGCATTAGCTCTTAAAGTAGCACGTGACTTGATTCGAGCTGCTTTATTGTGTTTAAAAATACCCCTTTTTACAGCTTTATCAGTAACACTATAGACTAACTGTAATCCCGAGGTGATAGTTGTTTGATCACCGGCTTTTAAAGCGGCTTCAAATTTCTTCATCATAGTTTTTGCTTTTGACTTAAAACTTTGATTGATCAAATAACGTTTTTGCGCGGTTAAAATACGCTTTTCTGCAGAAGGTCGCTTTTTTGGACCGCCTTTCTTAGTTGTTTTCTTTGGTGCCATTATTACTCCAAAACCAAGGCTTTTTTAGTGCAAAAGAGTAAAGTCAGTCTTAAGATTCAAAATAAGACTTAACAATTGTAATATACTGTCTTGCAGTAAGGTCAGGATTGTAGAAGAAAGAACAATTAAAAGGAATAAAAACAGAGAAAAACAAGAGGTATTTTATGGGAGAGATAAATAAACTTTTGTGCGAACATAAAAAAATAGAATTAACCGTTTAGTTTTTCTAAAAAGACTTTGACGGTAAAAACATACTTTTATGAGTTAATGAGACAAGGATTCGAATTTTTATGTCGTTTGTGAAAAAATTTTTTCACCCGATTTCTCGGTACTATAACTATCTTTTCCCTATAGCTGCATTTCTTCTTCCCTTAATTTGTCTACCCTTTCTTTCAACTTCTCATAAAAATTATAGCTATTTAATTTTTTCAATTATTTCTTCGGTAGGTTGGTTTTTCTCTATCGGACTTAGAGAAAAGCAGTTGAAAACGGCTGCCGGTCAATTATTGCAAACTAAAATTCGTAAGATTGTTGAAAAAGACGAGGGGTTAAGAAAAATACGTGAATCTGTTGAAGAGCGTCAATATGAGAGTCAACAATTGAGATCTCAAAATCAAAAACTTCTTAATCAATTGCTCCATGTTCGTAGTGTGTTTATGAAAACAAAATCTGATGCGCAACGCATGGAGGGTACCGCCGCTCGTTTAAGAGAAGAAAATCAATGTTTACAGTTGCAGTTAGATGCACTGTCTCAAGAGTGTCGTGAAAAAGAAGAGGAAAGTCAGCAATTGAATCGAGAACTTGCAGATGCCCTCGCTTACCAGCAAGTTCTTAATGAAGAATACCAAGCAACTTTTACAGAACAGCATAATATGCTGGATATGAGACAGGTATATATTGGAAAGCTGGAGTCGAAAGTGCAGGATCTGATGTGTGAGATTCGCAACTTATTGCAGCTTGAGTCAAATATTGTAGACAGCTTGCCTAGACAAGCTACGGTTAATTCTCAAGAATTACCTAAGCAGCTTCTTTCAGAATTAAAGAAGATAGCTTTTAAAGTAGAGAATGCCGAGGCAGCGTCGTCTTTGACAGCTTCTCGTTATATAAGATCGGAGTCTTCTGTACATAACTATTCTTTGGAATGTCGTCAGCTGTTTGATAATCTAAGAGAAGAGGGGCTTGGAATGCTTTTTGTCTATGCTCCGCAATCTCAGAGGGCAGTTTTTGCAAATTCTTTATTTAAGACTTGGACAGGCTATGGTGTAGAAGATTTTTTGAATACGGATAGTGATATTATTATTTCTGGTTTGCCTCAATGGGAAACAGATC
This DNA window, taken from Chlamydia sp. 04-14, encodes the following:
- the rpsT gene encoding 30S ribosomal protein S20 yields the protein MAPKKTTKKGGPKKRPSAEKRILTAQKRYLINQSFKSKAKTMMKKFEAALKAGDQTTITSGLQLVYSVTDKAVKRGIFKHNKAARIKSRATLRANAKI